One Aegilops tauschii subsp. strangulata cultivar AL8/78 chromosome 7, Aet v6.0, whole genome shotgun sequence genomic window carries:
- the LOC109787075 gene encoding putative FBD-associated F-box protein At5g50270, whose product MELRSGRRQLGSPGDGGGPDRISALPDDLLLLVLACLPCASAAARTAVLSSRWRHLWARLYEIVFRDVPFPSLEVALSRVDSPAVSILEIHVPYECMPNPFPDTAGVDSLLRAAARLAPEEFVFALPGNLYSPCVDVDLSCFHRTTSIELDSCLLFLRVSAGVDFPALETLSLSGRIPDLDPLLSCCPRLHTLHLRRIVHDTSDLSVSSALLQELVVDRSNKRTSRVNIVAPVLKQLTMSFIASDVAISVFAPMVEKLRWNCWYATYDRASIVFGIWRLEQVTLQMAERQGQLPCLEICAHAVRPFFGSI is encoded by the coding sequence ATGGAGTTGAGATCGGGGCGTCGGCAGCTAGGAAGCCCAGGCGATGGCGGCGGACCGGACCGCATCAGCGCCCTCCCAGACGACctgctcctcctcgtcctcgcctGCCTCCCCTGCGCCAGCGCCGCCGCGCGCACCGCCGTCCTCTCCAGCCGGTGGCGCCACCTTTGGGCCCGCCTCTATGAGATCGTCTTCCGCGATGTCCCCTTCCCCTCGCTCGAAGTGGCGCTCAGCCGCGTCGACTCACCCGCGGTTTCGATCCTGGAAATCCACGTCCCCTACGAGTGCATGCCCAACCCTTTCCCCGACACCGCCGGCGTCGACTCGCTGCTGCGCGCCGCCGCGCGGCTCGCGCCGGAGGAGTTCGTCTTCGCCCTCCCCGGGAACTTGTACAGCCCTTGCGTCGACGTCGACCTGTCTTGCTTCCACCGCACCACCTCCATCGAGCTGGACTCATGTCTCCTCTTCCTCCGTGTGTCGGCCGGCGTCGACTTCCCCGCGCTCGAGACGCTGTCCCTGTCGGGCAGGATCCCGGATCTCGACCCCTTGCTCTCCTGCTGCCCGCGCTTGCACACACTCCATCTCAGAAGAATTGTGCATGACACGAGCGACCTGAGCGTCAGCTCGGCATTACTGCAGGAGCTTGTCGTGGACCGCTCGAACAAGCGGACAAGCCGTGTCAACATCGTCGCCCCCGTGCTTAAGCAATTGACCATGTCCTTTATCGCCTCGGATGTCGCCATTTCTGTCTTCGCACCGATGGTGGAGAAGCTCCGGTGGAACTGCTGGTACGCCACCTATGATAGGGCATCTATTGTGTTTGGTATTTGGCGACTAGAGCAGGTGACATTACAGATGGCAGAGAGACAAGGACAGCTCCCTTGCTTGGAGATTTGTGCCCACGCCGTGCGTCCCTTCTTCGGCTCAATTTAG